The region cctgcccccACCAAGTGCCAACTACACATGAGGACAAGATGTGACCTCAGTTCCTTCCTCTTTAGCCAAAGAGCCGTCAGCCAGGGGACAGGTGGCCACAGAAGTGTGTGACAGCCAGCCTGGATGGCTGGGGACACGTGGATGGCCTGGAAGGTGGCACTTCTCCTGTGGGGTGAGTGCCCCGGGCACGGGTCTGACACGCCGGGGATGGGCCCTGGTGAGGGAGAGACCGGTGGGGAGTGGGCACAGGGGTGTTGCAGAGTCCCCAGATGTCACCAAGGCCAGTAGAGCCAGTGAATGAGGTGGAAGCTGGTGTGACAGGGATTGTGAGGttgctgtggggacaggaatGGGAGGACAAGCATAGGGGGACTGAAATCTGGGGGCAAGGATAACATGACAGTCACATTGGGACTGGGGCAGCggtggtgacagggacaggagaacaGGGATGCAGGAAGAGGGACAAAGGGACTAGCCCCCTGCAGGTGGGCCATGAGGACAGGTGCCAAGGGGCTGGTGGATGTGACCTGTGGCTGCCTGGTGTCTCTGTGGTGTCCCCACACTGAGGGTGTTCACGGTGTTCCCATGCCCTATGTCACCCTGAGGTGGTTGCATTAGCCCTGACCCTTGGGTGCCCATGCCACagggatgtggcatttgggCAGCTGTGACACAGACAGGTCTGTCCAGACCTGTTGGGGACCATCCCTGAGCGCCTTCTCATGAGAACCACTGTCCCATTGGGAACACtggggaaaaaccccacacGCTGTCCCCCAGGTGCCActgttcctgcagtgccacCCCCACCCAGACCTGTCCCTTCTTTCCACCCCAGACCCTCGGCCTCGCTGGTGAGTCCTCAGGGGATGCCATGTCCccaccccactgtccccagccccatgGTGGCCCTGGCAGTCTGGTGTCCCTTGTCACCTTCAGGTGCCCAGATCACCCAGCTCCTGTTGGAGCCCCCCTGGaggccagcagtgctgtgggaccGGGTGACACTGAGCTGCCAGGGCTCGGGGACCACCAGTGACACCACCTGGTACAAGGACAGGCAGCGCTGGGGGCAGAATGGACCCGACAACTTCACTGTCACCAAGAGTGGCATCTACACGTGTGACCGACCTGGCAGTGGTCTCAGCCCCCCCGTGAAAGTCTCAGATGGTGAGGGGAGTTTCGGTGTCCAAAACCTGGCACCCACTAGACCCGGGGGGCTCTGGGTAGTCTCCACTGCATgggtcacctccctgctctggggacatcccagTGCAAGGAGACCCTGTTTGTAGAATTGGGGACCCCATGTGCTCTGGATGTGACCCAATGGGGGATCACAGTGGAAACGGGACCAGCCCCAGTGTGACAGGACCCCCGTGTCTTGCAGactccctggtgctgcaggtgccGATGTGGCCGCTGCTGGAGGGGGACAGGGTGACACTGCGCTGCCGGGGCCGGCAGAACGTGTTGGTCACTGAGGTGAAATTCTACCATGGGGACGAGAGGGTGGGGTGGTCCCGCCGTGGGAccgagctgtccctgtcccctcggCAGCTGCACCACAACGGCCGTTACCACTGCAAGTGCCATGTGCACTCTGGGATACATAGTGGGTGGAGGCAGTCAGAGTCAGAGACAATGAGAGTGTACGGTGAGCACCCCACACCTTGCacctcagcaccagcacaggccCTACCGTAGGACTCAGGGTCACAgttcccctcctctctccttcccagagctcttcacGGTGCCGGTGCTGAAGGGTCGGACCAAGCTCACCGAGGGGTCCTCCCTCAATCTCACCTGCCTCAGCAACCCCAGCCCCCTGGAGCCCTGAGCCGCTCTCGTGTACTTCTTCTACCGGGATGGGCTGCGGGTGGGGGGCCCGcaggtgtccccacagctcttGGTGCCCGCCGTGGGGGTCTCCCACTCTGGGAAATACAGTTGCCAGGTGCGGTCCAGTGGGGTGGCCGTGCAGAAGAGCAGCGGCCAGCTCCACGTCACGGTGCACAGTGAGTGTGGGGATGGGCACGGGGAGCCCCCACagccctcccagctctcccagccttcctCAACCCTCTGCATGCCGCCCTGCCTTCCCAGGTGTCTCTCTGGGTCCTCCCAtcacctttcctgctgcctgcatccCTCACCAGGTCCCCTCATCCCTCCCTAGCTGCACCTCTCCCTCTCTGAGGTCCCTCTCTTGTCCTCATGTCCCACCATCCCTATCTGTGTTCCCCAAAACCTTCCCTGTGGTTCCCATAAACCCTCTGCATATATCCCCAAGCTCAGTCTCCCAGCCTTACCTCgggttccttccagccctttcaCAGCCTCTGCCCCATATCTGGgcctcttcttcctcactgGGATCCCCTCATCCCACCCTTATCCTCCCCCTCCCTGAGACCTTCACTTCTCCCTGGTGTTCGCCACTCCTCCCGTGTCCCCAGTCTCT is a window of Sylvia atricapilla isolate bSylAtr1 unplaced genomic scaffold, bSylAtr1.pri scaffold_36_arrow_ctg1, whole genome shotgun sequence DNA encoding:
- the LOC136374931 gene encoding LOW QUALITY PROTEIN: Fc receptor-like protein 4 (The sequence of the model RefSeq protein was modified relative to this genomic sequence to represent the inferred CDS: substituted 1 base at 1 genomic stop codon), with the protein product MAWKVALLLWAQTLGLAGAQITQLLLEPPWRPAVLWDRVTLSCQGSGTTSDTTWYKDRQRWGQNGPDNFTVTKSGIYTCDRPGSGLSPPVKVSDDSLVLQVPMWPLLEGDRVTLRCRGRQNVLVTEVKFYHGDERVGWSRRGTELSLSPRQLHHNGRYHCKCHVHSGIHSGWRQSESETMRVYELFTVPVLKGRTKLTEGSSLNLTCLSNPSPLEPXAALVYFFYRDGLRVGGPQVSPQLLVPAVGVSHSGKYSCQVRSSGVAVQKSSGQLHVTVHSDPVSVPAPPVASVTITPSPPAHQVCVGDPVTLRCSVKVGSAPVNFTWLCDCKEFTHGTVLELGDVDVGHSGTYQCVATIQLGQDGHHVFRALSPELTLEVTPQEHWKKTVATGVGVSLLFLLLLVGVAVGCHRWNNMTARKHQERAFPEPLASPGEDPQVTYMQLQGTHGQAWEPSDIYDNLQQQL